From the Nonlabens marinus S1-08 genome, one window contains:
- a CDS encoding putative type IX sorting system protein PorV2 has translation MPLRTFILLVILICSAFAKAQTSRAYSNEFLNIGVDAAALGMSNAVVAKTGNANSGYWNPAGLMRLEQKELSLMHANYFANIAQYNYGSYAMPIDDQSAFGFSIIRFSVDDILNTTQLIDDQGNINYDRISTFSTADWAFTASYARESKLDGFSYGGNVKVIRRVIGDFASSIGFGLDLGLQMERGEWSFGLMARDITTTYNTWSIDEEAYASVSGAVENQNQELPETTEITLPKLQLGAAREFTFHYDHVLTAEVDLNMRFIQTNDVISSSAVSATPAIGLEYGYTNLVFVRAGVGNFQNVQQPDGNEDVTFQPNIGIGFKYKGISINYALTDIGDSSAAIYSNIFSLNVDLSVFSR, from the coding sequence ATGCCATTGAGGACTTTTATTCTATTAGTGATTTTGATTTGTTCCGCTTTCGCGAAAGCGCAAACCTCAAGAGCCTACTCCAACGAATTTTTAAATATAGGTGTCGATGCTGCGGCATTAGGGATGAGTAATGCCGTGGTAGCCAAAACTGGAAATGCAAACTCTGGTTACTGGAACCCTGCAGGGTTGATGCGGCTAGAGCAAAAAGAGCTATCTCTCATGCATGCCAATTATTTTGCAAATATTGCGCAATACAATTATGGCTCCTATGCAATGCCCATTGATGATCAAAGTGCCTTTGGGTTTTCCATCATTCGGTTTTCAGTGGACGACATTTTGAATACCACCCAGCTGATTGACGATCAAGGAAATATTAATTACGACCGTATATCGACATTTTCAACAGCAGACTGGGCTTTTACTGCTTCCTATGCAAGAGAGTCTAAACTGGACGGCTTCTCCTATGGTGGGAATGTAAAAGTAATACGTCGTGTCATAGGTGATTTTGCGAGTTCCATAGGTTTTGGACTGGATCTAGGTCTACAAATGGAGCGTGGCGAGTGGAGTTTCGGTTTAATGGCTAGAGATATCACGACTACCTATAACACCTGGTCCATTGATGAGGAGGCTTATGCTAGCGTGAGCGGTGCAGTAGAAAATCAAAACCAAGAACTTCCAGAAACTACTGAAATTACCTTGCCTAAATTACAATTGGGAGCTGCTCGTGAATTTACGTTTCACTACGATCACGTATTGACGGCAGAAGTAGACTTGAACATGAGGTTCATACAAACCAATGATGTCATCTCCAGCAGTGCAGTTAGTGCAACGCCTGCCATTGGGTTAGAATATGGCTATACCAATCTGGTTTTTGTTAGAGCTGGCGTTGGTAATTTCCAGAATGTACAGCAACCAGATGGTAATGAAGATGTGACATTCCAGCCTAACATAGGTATAGGCTTCAAATACAAAGGAATTTCCATCAATTATGCCTTGACTGATATTGGCGATTCCAGTGCTGCAATTTATTCAAATATTTTTTCATTGAATGTAGACCTGTCTGTTTTTAGTAGATAG
- the meaB gene encoding methylmalonyl Co-A mutase-associated GTPase MeaB, which produces MESSHINPKLRRQKASIDIEALFESIQQGNISALSQAITLVESTAGKDSAFAKAILGKALPYSGDSFRLGITGVPGVGKSTFIESLGSTLIESGRKVAVLAIDPSSSITRGSILGDKTRMEELVKSEKAFIRPSPAGTTLGGVARKTREAIVLCEAAGFDFIIIETVGVGQSETAVHSMTDFFLLLKLAGAGDDLQGIKRGIMEMADMIVINKADGENQTAAKHAKREFQNALHLLPEKEHGWSTKVLTASGLNHLGIEEVYQKITEFQNYTNESGSFENRRNNQELFWLHQTIEDQLKSEFYNRPEIQLLIEKLERQVLEKKITAFEAAERLLKS; this is translated from the coding sequence TTGGAATCCTCACACATCAATCCTAAACTCAGGCGACAAAAAGCATCTATTGATATAGAGGCGTTATTTGAATCCATTCAGCAAGGAAACATTAGCGCATTGAGTCAAGCGATCACTTTGGTTGAAAGTACGGCGGGTAAAGATTCCGCTTTCGCGAAAGCGATCTTAGGCAAAGCCCTTCCCTACTCTGGCGATTCCTTTAGATTAGGAATCACAGGCGTTCCAGGCGTGGGCAAATCTACGTTTATCGAATCCCTAGGCAGCACGCTGATTGAGTCAGGAAGGAAGGTAGCGGTACTGGCTATTGATCCCTCTAGTAGTATTACTCGTGGCAGTATTCTAGGCGATAAAACGCGTATGGAGGAATTGGTGAAGAGTGAAAAAGCCTTTATCAGGCCTAGTCCAGCAGGAACCACGCTAGGAGGTGTAGCTCGTAAAACCCGAGAGGCTATAGTTCTTTGCGAGGCTGCAGGCTTCGATTTTATCATCATTGAAACCGTGGGCGTGGGACAAAGTGAAACTGCTGTTCACAGCATGACAGATTTCTTTCTACTACTCAAGCTCGCTGGAGCTGGCGACGATTTACAAGGTATTAAAAGAGGAATTATGGAAATGGCAGACATGATCGTCATAAATAAAGCAGACGGAGAAAATCAAACCGCCGCAAAACATGCTAAACGAGAGTTCCAAAATGCCTTACACCTACTGCCTGAAAAAGAACATGGTTGGAGCACAAAAGTACTTACCGCAAGTGGATTGAATCATCTAGGCATTGAAGAAGTCTACCAGAAAATCACTGAATTCCAAAACTATACCAACGAGAGCGGCAGTTTTGAGAACCGCAGAAATAATCAAGAATTGTTCTGGTTGCATCAAACCATTGAAGACCAATTGAAGTCGGAGTTTTACAACCGCCCTGAAATTCAGCTGTTGATAGAAAAACTAGAGCGACAGGTTTTAGAAAAGAAAATCACCGCTTTTGAGGCAGCGGAGCGATTATTGAAATCATAG
- a CDS encoding CDP-alcohol phosphatidyltransferase family protein, with amino-acid sequence MKQWIPNCITLLNLLCGCIAALFAFTDDLIIAGIFVAAGIFLDFFDGLAARFLKVSSDLGGELDSMADLITSGLVPGIVMFQLLNDSLGVNLIEGASSFKLGMNEHAISHPYVALIGFLITAASALRLARFNLDTRQTDSFIGLPTPANAIFIISLGIIAQITDTDWIYMILDNPYILTAITLFSCYILNAELPLFALKFKNFGFKGNEIRWVFLAVSVVLILLLQLYAVPCIILIYVFMSLFPQAEKSL; translated from the coding sequence ATGAAACAGTGGATTCCTAATTGTATTACGCTTCTAAATTTGTTGTGTGGTTGTATTGCCGCATTATTTGCTTTTACAGACGACCTGATTATCGCAGGTATTTTTGTGGCAGCCGGTATTTTCTTAGATTTTTTTGACGGTCTTGCTGCTCGGTTTTTAAAAGTATCCAGCGATCTAGGGGGTGAGCTGGATTCCATGGCAGATTTGATCACTAGTGGTCTAGTACCAGGAATTGTGATGTTTCAATTGCTGAATGATTCACTGGGCGTCAACTTGATAGAAGGGGCCTCTTCTTTTAAATTAGGCATGAATGAGCACGCGATTTCTCACCCTTATGTAGCATTAATTGGTTTTCTTATAACTGCTGCTAGTGCCTTGCGACTGGCACGTTTCAATCTAGACACGCGTCAAACCGATTCGTTTATAGGATTGCCTACGCCGGCTAATGCGATCTTTATTATCTCTTTAGGAATCATCGCTCAAATCACAGATACAGACTGGATCTATATGATTCTAGATAACCCATACATTCTTACAGCTATAACACTATTCAGTTGTTATATCTTAAATGCAGAACTACCGCTTTTCGCATTAAAATTTAAGAACTTCGGTTTTAAAGGGAATGAAATACGTTGGGTTTTCCTAGCAGTATCCGTAGTACTAATTCTACTGTTGCAGCTGTACGCAGTACCTTGTATTATCTTGATTTATGTGTTTATGAGCTTGTTCCCACAAGCAGAAAAATCTCTGTAA
- the lnt gene encoding apolipoprotein N-acyltransferase, translating to MPKNLLLALITGILLWLGWPTYGFPALLLIAFVPLLWAERNIRLSETKKRGWKVLGVGYLAFFIWNIATTSWLYFSTAFGMWFAVLVNSLLMAAVFWCYHLFARRSTTGAGLTFLVCLWIGFEYLHLHWDFSWPWLNLGNGFSEYTSWIQWYEYTGTFGGSLWIWVSNIALYLLWVRFRESGKTFSLIIGVKFVRVAATCLLLPIIASLLLKPNDDLPERTTEVVVLQPNIEPYVEKYDLDNDSLVRLIEQLSQEKITPETDLIIAPETVLADAIELNSIPYDRSVNNLQQYLLANPETSFLGGISILERFRDADKATSQTNYFPQGDFYYNDFNSAFFLKPGFAPELYHKSKLVVGVENFPYKSVLQPLLGDVMIDLGGTMGTKTTQGNRSVFQSTHGTLVAPVICYESVYGEYVGDYIQNGAQFLAIITNDAWWGNTQGHQQHLSIARLRAIETRRWIARSANTGISAIITPTGTVTHRLAYEKRGSIKATIGLSDEITFYSRHGDYIARIACGMGLFVLLFAIFKRGKMKRK from the coding sequence ATGCCTAAGAATTTATTGCTCGCGTTAATCACAGGAATTTTACTTTGGTTAGGATGGCCTACGTATGGTTTTCCAGCGCTGTTATTGATCGCATTTGTTCCCTTATTATGGGCAGAGCGTAACATCAGACTCTCCGAAACTAAAAAACGTGGATGGAAGGTTCTTGGAGTTGGATATCTAGCTTTTTTTATCTGGAATATTGCCACTACCTCATGGTTGTATTTTTCCACGGCATTTGGGATGTGGTTTGCGGTTTTGGTCAATTCTTTACTGATGGCGGCTGTTTTCTGGTGTTATCATTTGTTTGCGAGACGATCGACCACAGGCGCAGGACTTACATTTTTAGTATGTCTTTGGATCGGGTTTGAATACTTGCATTTGCACTGGGACTTCTCCTGGCCTTGGCTCAATCTGGGCAATGGGTTTAGCGAGTATACCTCCTGGATTCAATGGTATGAGTACACAGGAACCTTCGGTGGTTCTCTGTGGATTTGGGTTTCAAACATTGCATTGTATTTGTTGTGGGTTCGCTTTCGCGAAAGCGGAAAAACCTTCAGCCTTATTATAGGTGTCAAATTTGTGCGAGTAGCAGCGACTTGTCTGCTTCTTCCTATTATAGCTTCTTTACTATTGAAGCCTAACGATGATCTTCCTGAGAGAACCACGGAAGTTGTTGTGTTGCAACCAAATATAGAGCCGTACGTAGAGAAATACGATCTCGATAATGACAGCCTTGTTCGTTTGATTGAGCAGCTTTCACAAGAGAAAATAACTCCGGAAACGGACCTCATCATTGCCCCTGAAACCGTACTTGCAGATGCTATTGAATTAAATAGCATTCCCTACGACCGCAGTGTAAATAACTTGCAGCAATACCTACTAGCAAATCCCGAGACTTCCTTTCTAGGCGGGATATCTATATTAGAGCGGTTTAGAGATGCTGATAAAGCTACCTCTCAAACCAATTATTTCCCGCAAGGAGATTTTTATTACAACGACTTCAACAGTGCTTTTTTCCTTAAACCAGGTTTTGCGCCTGAATTGTATCATAAGTCAAAATTAGTAGTGGGTGTGGAGAATTTTCCATACAAGTCAGTTCTGCAACCGCTATTGGGAGATGTAATGATTGATCTAGGGGGTACCATGGGAACCAAAACGACTCAGGGCAACAGATCTGTTTTTCAAAGTACTCATGGGACTCTGGTTGCTCCAGTAATATGTTACGAGTCGGTTTATGGTGAGTATGTAGGTGATTATATTCAAAATGGAGCGCAGTTCCTAGCGATAATTACCAATGATGCCTGGTGGGGAAATACCCAAGGACATCAACAACATTTAAGTATCGCCAGACTGAGGGCCATCGAAACCAGACGCTGGATTGCCCGCAGTGCAAACACTGGCATTAGTGCGATCATTACTCCTACCGGTACAGTCACTCACCGCTTAGCCTATGAAAAAAGAGGATCTATTAAAGCAACCATCGGGCTCTCTGACGAAATCACTTTTTATAGCCGTCACGGTGATTATATTGCTAGAATTGCTTGCGGTATGGGATTATTTGTACTCCTATTCGCGATTTTTAAGCGAGGAAAGATGAAGCGCAAGTAA
- a CDS encoding DUF3140 domain-containing protein — protein sequence MSDKSKDEIYDEFYNVVNMTPSELEDWLDTEKSKSVGKDSGDGESIGHKSGRKIIKIKNKKKDELTAANYNHMNEVIGYVHRHSAQKPSSDIKESDWRYSLKNWGHDPCKEMDC from the coding sequence ATGAGCGACAAGAGCAAAGACGAGATCTATGATGAGTTTTACAATGTAGTCAACATGACGCCTAGTGAACTAGAAGACTGGCTGGATACTGAAAAATCTAAAAGTGTAGGTAAAGATAGCGGCGATGGAGAGTCCATAGGACACAAATCTGGCCGTAAAATTATCAAGATTAAAAACAAGAAAAAAGATGAGTTGACGGCTGCTAACTATAACCATATGAATGAAGTGATAGGTTACGTTCACCGTCACAGCGCACAAAAACCTAGCAGCGACATTAAGGAATCTGACTGGAGGTACAGTTTGAAAAACTGGGGCCACGATCCATGTAAGGAAATGGATTGTTAA
- the lptB gene encoding LPS export ABC transporter ATP-binding protein, which yields MQQKLTADNLQKAYKGRPVVKGVSLEVNQGEIVGLLGPNGAGKTTTFYMMVGLIKPTGGKVFLNETNITKYPMYKRAQNGIGYLAQEASVFRKLSIEDNILGVLQLTDLSKKEQLERRDMLLEEFGLTDRRKRRGDLLSGGERRRTEIARALATNPNFILLDEPFAGVDPVAVEDIQRIVAQLTKKNIGILITDHNVQETLAITDRTYLMFEGKILKQGNPEELAADEVVRRVYLGQNFELRKKKIFTD from the coding sequence ATGCAACAAAAGCTCACCGCTGATAATTTACAGAAAGCCTATAAAGGCAGACCCGTCGTTAAAGGCGTATCTCTAGAAGTCAATCAAGGCGAGATCGTTGGACTCTTAGGCCCTAACGGTGCTGGTAAAACTACCACTTTTTACATGATGGTAGGATTGATCAAACCTACCGGTGGCAAGGTATTTCTCAATGAGACCAATATTACAAAATACCCTATGTACAAAAGGGCACAAAATGGTATTGGTTACCTAGCTCAAGAGGCTTCCGTTTTCAGGAAGCTTTCTATTGAAGATAATATTCTAGGAGTTTTGCAATTGACAGACCTTTCTAAAAAAGAGCAATTAGAACGTCGGGATATGTTGCTGGAGGAATTTGGTTTAACTGACAGACGCAAACGTCGTGGTGATTTATTATCAGGTGGAGAACGCCGTCGTACAGAGATTGCCAGAGCACTGGCGACAAACCCTAATTTTATTTTACTAGATGAACCTTTTGCAGGAGTGGACCCAGTGGCGGTAGAAGACATTCAACGTATCGTGGCGCAATTGACTAAAAAGAATATTGGTATTCTTATTACCGATCACAACGTTCAAGAAACACTTGCCATTACCGATAGAACCTACCTGATGTTTGAAGGTAAAATCTTAAAGCAAGGGAACCCAGAAGAATTGGCTGCCGACGAAGTGGTACGCAGGGTGTATTTAGGCCAAAACTTTGAGTTGCGTAAAAAGAAGATTTTTACAGATTAA
- a CDS encoding phosphatase PAP2 family protein, which produces MNDIKELDWNATLYLNDWGGDGVDLFFNIITHKLYSIPLYLLLFFFFQRKLGWRNLGIALIAIALMIAASDQLANLFKDGFERLRPFREPGLEGLISKVGDSGGTYGFYSAHASSVFALATFTILLFRKQQAWLTCLIIVWAITVAYSRVYLGLHYLGDVLMGGLMGILLGFLCYHLFAFAKAKYGVNAS; this is translated from the coding sequence ATGAATGATATCAAAGAACTAGACTGGAACGCCACGCTCTACCTCAATGATTGGGGAGGCGATGGGGTAGATCTATTCTTCAATATCATTACTCACAAACTATACTCGATTCCTTTATACTTGCTGTTGTTTTTCTTTTTCCAAAGAAAATTAGGCTGGCGCAACCTAGGGATTGCGTTAATCGCTATTGCTCTTATGATAGCGGCAAGCGATCAATTGGCCAATTTATTTAAAGATGGTTTTGAAAGATTGCGACCTTTTAGAGAGCCTGGGCTGGAAGGATTGATTTCTAAAGTAGGAGATAGCGGCGGTACTTACGGGTTCTATAGCGCACATGCGAGTAGCGTTTTTGCCCTAGCCACATTTACTATTCTGCTGTTTCGTAAACAACAAGCGTGGTTGACCTGTCTAATTATAGTTTGGGCGATCACTGTCGCCTACAGTCGCGTTTATTTAGGATTGCATTATTTGGGCGATGTACTGATGGGGGGTTTGATGGGAATTCTTCTAGGTTTTCTATGCTATCATTTGTTCGCTTTCGCGAAAGCGAAATATGGAGTCAATGCATCTTAA
- a CDS encoding exopolysaccharide biosynthesis polyprenyl glycosylphosphotransferase, giving the protein MTKTGSIHFEISERKILLRIIDISVVLLAVNLIGILFDLRYFKIDLENWEWSVMLGFYIFFFANVFELYDLKKASRINSTLRSVTYTASLTALAYLLTPYLTPTLPDNRLQILYFFVTITGSLMIWRAIYIKLFASSRFNKRIIIVADAVDAVDIAQSLQEADPNYFIEGYINTDASVMIGHDDRLPILSMEEAMDKLNHENVSEIVIASANVEGITPAIYSWLIELVETGYSVREYTQVYEEMTDRVPVSFVGKDFYRYFPFARSNQNQLYRVYHRTFDILVSLVGVLLGLLILPIVVLGNILGNRGSLFYTQVRVGRNRKEFKIIKFRTMVMNAEKDGAQFTVKRDVRVTFFGNFLRKTRIDEFPQFFNILKGEMSVIGPRPERPVFVKTLTEKIPFYETRHIVKPGLTGWAQVKANYGESYEDHLRKLQYDLFYIKKRSIFLDIRILVKTLSTVIFFKGQ; this is encoded by the coding sequence ATGACCAAAACTGGTTCCATACACTTCGAAATTTCTGAACGCAAGATTCTCTTACGTATCATTGATATAAGCGTGGTCTTGCTTGCTGTAAACCTGATTGGTATCTTATTTGATTTGCGCTATTTCAAGATCGATCTTGAAAATTGGGAATGGTCGGTCATGCTTGGTTTTTATATTTTCTTTTTTGCCAATGTTTTTGAATTGTACGACCTTAAAAAAGCCAGTCGCATTAACAGTACGTTACGCAGTGTGACATACACGGCTTCACTAACAGCGCTAGCCTATTTATTGACGCCATATTTAACGCCAACCCTACCAGATAACCGACTTCAAATCCTCTATTTTTTCGTTACAATTACAGGCTCACTGATGATATGGAGGGCCATCTACATTAAGTTATTTGCAAGCTCTAGGTTCAACAAACGCATAATTATTGTCGCTGATGCAGTGGATGCAGTAGATATAGCCCAAAGCCTGCAAGAGGCAGATCCTAATTATTTTATTGAAGGCTATATCAATACCGATGCTAGCGTTATGATAGGTCATGACGACCGCTTACCCATTCTAAGCATGGAGGAAGCCATGGATAAACTCAATCATGAGAACGTATCTGAAATTGTAATTGCAAGTGCTAATGTGGAAGGAATTACTCCGGCCATATATTCTTGGCTCATAGAACTGGTAGAAACTGGTTATTCGGTCAGGGAATATACGCAGGTGTATGAAGAGATGACAGACCGGGTGCCTGTAAGTTTTGTAGGTAAAGATTTTTATAGATACTTTCCATTTGCACGGAGTAATCAAAATCAATTATACCGGGTATATCACAGAACTTTTGATATACTAGTGTCCTTAGTTGGGGTCTTATTAGGCTTGTTGATTTTACCTATAGTAGTGCTAGGAAATATACTTGGCAACCGTGGATCGTTATTCTATACTCAGGTAAGAGTGGGACGCAATAGAAAGGAGTTTAAGATTATAAAATTTCGTACTATGGTGATGAATGCCGAGAAAGACGGTGCTCAGTTCACAGTAAAAAGAGATGTGCGCGTAACCTTCTTCGGTAATTTTCTAAGGAAGACGCGGATTGATGAGTTCCCTCAATTCTTCAACATTCTCAAAGGAGAAATGAGCGTTATAGGTCCTCGTCCTGAGCGTCCTGTGTTTGTAAAAACCTTGACAGAAAAAATTCCATTTTATGAAACTCGGCATATTGTGAAACCTGGATTAACAGGATGGGCACAGGTTAAGGCAAACTATGGAGAGTCTTATGAGGATCATTTAAGAAAACTCCAGTATGACTTATTCTACATCAAAAAGCGCAGTATTTTCCTCGATATTCGGATTCTAGTGAAAACCTTGAGCACGGTTATATTTTTCAAAGGACAGTAG